The sequence TGATGGCATCCTGCCAGGACCAGAGCGACAAGGGGTAATAGCTGAGCGGACGGTAATCCGCATTCAGCACCAGCGCTGGAAGCCCATCCGGAGATACGGCAACCGTCACCTTGTTTACCTCCTTGGTTCTAGACCCGAACGGCGCGGATACTGTAAGCCCGACATGACAGGGATGTGAAGCGGATTGTGGTTCGCGCGACGTGCCAAAAAAAGCGTGATTTTTATGCTTTTTTGCGGATTCAGGCGGGCGGTGCGGCGTCCCTGCCCCTGGTTTCGCGATAATAGGACCAGAAAAGCCGCGATGCGACACCTCGCCACGGGCTCCATGATTCGGCCAATGCGATCAGCGTTTTCTCCGGCGGACGCGGGTCGATGCCGAGCGCATGGCCAACCGCGCTCTGCAAAGCAACGTCACGCGCGGGAAAGATGTCGGGGTGCCCGGCGGCAAACAGAAGGTACACTTCCGCCGTCCACGGACCGATGCCGGGCACCGCCGTCATCGTTGTGATCGCCTCCTGAGCGTCGAGCGAACAGAGGTGATTGAGGTCGAGCCCGTCCGCCACGGCCCGGGCAATTGCGATCAAGCCGCGCTGCTTGGGCCGCGACAGGCCGGCCTCGCGAAACATATCCTCTCCGGCAGCCAGGATCGCCTGCGGCGTCAGCGGATCGACGAGCTTCGTCAG is a genomic window of Mesorhizobium huakuii containing:
- a CDS encoding DNA-3-methyladenine glycosylase family protein, with amino-acid sequence MQRIVTLDDIARGLDALCIIDPRLEKVRGMAGEVPLRLSEPGFRSLASIIVSQQVSRASADAIFGRLTKLVDPLTPQAILAAGEDMFREAGLSRPKQRGLIAIARAVADGLDLNHLCSLDAQEAITTMTAVPGIGPWTAEVYLLFAAGHPDIFPARDVALQSAVGHALGIDPRPPEKTLIALAESWSPWRGVASRLFWSYYRETRGRDAAPPA